The Sorangiineae bacterium MSr11367 genome window below encodes:
- the gspE gene encoding type II secretion system ATPase GspE translates to MAEERFMGELLARRGVVPPERLEGIYAIQKEKGGSLIDLLVDAQITDEATVGRALAEEAELPYVDRIESEKIPTQLATRVPITFAKQHKIVVIHEDDRAMHAICADPFDTAALDDLRLLFGKPVEAQVAPGEQVVDAINRVYERVAGGGELETDEADVSDDDAASDILDSDDEAPVIRWVNSLFMQAMKERASDIHIEPEEKEVLVRYRIDGDLYIKRRAPRTFMNAIVSRIKIESALNIAEKRLPQDGRITKKIAGKSFDIRVSTIPTSRAYERIVMRLLNKSSVLLDLPDLGFSPRDYALMDGLIRRPDGIILVTGPTGSGKTTTLYACINRINRPDLNILTAEDPVEYEIGGIHQVHVNPKIGLTFASALRAFLRQDPDVVMVGEIRDKETVEIAINASLTGHLVLSTIHTNDAAGAVTRMVDMGVEPFLIRSSVIGILAQRLVRVLCPHCKEAYPAEDFELEELGLHRERIRQRKARMNNAQSRYFPRTVTEPDILELPPGTRPTFFRPKGCSRCANTGFTGRRGIYELLLMDDAVGPLILRNADAQALKRTAIDQGMDSLRDDGARKVLTGLTSVEEVLAATQEDVGVGEAASTVSAGSMPAAAAR, encoded by the coding sequence CACCGACGAGGCCACGGTGGGGCGCGCCCTGGCCGAGGAGGCGGAGCTTCCGTACGTCGACCGCATCGAGTCGGAGAAGATCCCGACGCAGCTCGCCACGCGCGTTCCCATCACCTTCGCCAAGCAGCACAAAATCGTGGTCATCCACGAAGACGATCGGGCGATGCATGCCATCTGCGCCGATCCGTTCGACACCGCCGCGCTCGATGACCTGCGCCTGCTCTTCGGCAAGCCCGTGGAGGCGCAGGTGGCACCCGGCGAGCAAGTCGTCGATGCCATCAACCGCGTCTACGAGCGCGTGGCCGGCGGCGGCGAGCTCGAGACCGACGAAGCCGACGTGTCCGACGACGACGCGGCGAGCGACATCCTCGACAGCGACGACGAGGCGCCGGTCATTCGCTGGGTCAACTCCCTCTTCATGCAAGCGATGAAAGAGAGGGCGAGCGATATCCATATCGAGCCGGAAGAAAAAGAAGTCTTGGTTCGCTACCGCATCGACGGCGACCTCTATATCAAGCGCCGCGCACCGCGAACCTTCATGAATGCCATCGTCTCGCGCATCAAAATCGAGAGTGCGCTCAACATCGCCGAGAAGCGCCTCCCGCAAGACGGCCGCATCACCAAGAAGATCGCCGGCAAGAGCTTCGACATCCGCGTCAGCACCATCCCCACGAGCCGCGCGTACGAGCGCATCGTGATGCGTCTCTTGAACAAGTCGAGCGTGCTCCTCGACCTGCCCGACCTGGGATTTTCCCCGCGCGATTACGCGTTGATGGACGGGCTCATTCGCCGTCCGGACGGGATCATCCTCGTCACGGGTCCCACGGGTTCCGGAAAGACGACCACGCTCTACGCGTGCATCAATCGAATCAATCGGCCCGACTTGAACATCCTCACGGCCGAGGACCCGGTCGAGTACGAGATTGGCGGCATCCACCAGGTGCACGTGAATCCGAAGATCGGCCTCACCTTCGCCAGCGCGCTGCGCGCCTTTCTCCGTCAGGACCCGGACGTGGTCATGGTCGGTGAGATCCGCGACAAGGAAACGGTGGAAATCGCGATCAACGCATCGCTCACCGGCCACTTGGTGCTCTCCACGATCCACACCAACGACGCCGCCGGCGCCGTCACGCGTATGGTCGACATGGGCGTCGAGCCGTTCCTCATCCGCTCCAGCGTCATCGGCATCCTCGCACAGCGCCTCGTGCGCGTTCTCTGCCCACACTGCAAGGAAGCGTACCCCGCCGAGGACTTCGAGCTCGAGGAGCTGGGCCTTCACCGCGAGCGCATCCGCCAGCGCAAAGCGCGCATGAACAATGCGCAATCGCGTTATTTTCCCCGCACGGTGACCGAGCCGGACATCCTCGAGCTCCCCCCGGGCACGCGCCCCACGTTCTTCCGCCCCAAGGGCTGCTCGCGCTGCGCGAACACCGGCTTCACCGGCCGGCGCGGTATCTACGAGCTTTTGCTCATGGATGATGCGGTGGGCCCGCTCATCTTGAGGAACGCCGACGCGCAGGCCTTGAAGCGCACGGCTATCGATCAGGGGATGGACAGCTTGCGCGATGACGGCGCGCGCAAAGTGTTGACCGGCCTCACCAGCGTCGAGGAAGTGCTCGCGGCCACGCAGGAGGACGTCGGCGTGGGCGAGGCCGCATCCACGGTGTCGGCGGGTTCCATGCCCGCCGCCGCAGCGAGGTAG
- a CDS encoding type II secretion system F family protein has product MAVFEYRGLLVASGKQVHGVRDADNAKVLRGLLKREGILLTSAHEESSAQAEGRKGKLDLFAFFRRVSITDVAMMTRQLATLVMAGIPLVEAVAALTDQVEKLELKRVLTTVRDRLNEGISLAKALEPHPKIFPPLYVNMVAAGEASGTLETVLERLSDFMEGQARLRSKVSAALAYPILMLIIGTVLIAVMMVAVVPKITSIFASLDRALPWYTSLLIMVSNALKSNEMVGFLMMLFMMIALRKASSGPQTDEKDKPAARAAKKSLGVAAFVAMGLGIFILLLFFYVDSVVSLIIGLTLGFVVGLVVSRLLKYIATPVGKVWKDSFLLKLPIFGPLFRMLAVARFSRTLATLLQSGVPLLKAMNIVRNVLGNARLEKVIEEATGSIREGESIAAPLKRSREFPPIVTHMIAIGEKSGQLEQMLENVARAYDTQVDTRVQAMTSLLEPLIIVFMGGGVGFIAFSILMPLIQMNDFVQ; this is encoded by the coding sequence ATGGCGGTTTTCGAGTACCGGGGACTGCTGGTCGCATCCGGCAAACAAGTGCACGGCGTGCGTGACGCCGACAATGCCAAGGTGCTTCGCGGGTTGCTCAAGCGCGAGGGCATCCTCCTCACCAGCGCGCACGAGGAATCGTCCGCGCAGGCCGAGGGGCGAAAGGGCAAGCTCGACCTCTTCGCCTTCTTCCGCCGCGTCAGCATCACCGACGTGGCCATGATGACCCGCCAGCTGGCGACGTTGGTCATGGCCGGCATTCCGCTGGTGGAGGCCGTCGCCGCGCTCACCGATCAAGTGGAAAAGCTGGAGTTGAAGCGCGTCCTCACCACGGTGCGCGATCGCTTGAACGAAGGTATTTCGCTGGCGAAAGCGCTGGAGCCGCACCCCAAGATTTTCCCCCCGCTCTACGTGAACATGGTCGCCGCCGGCGAGGCCTCGGGCACCCTCGAGACCGTGCTCGAGCGCCTGTCGGACTTCATGGAGGGTCAGGCCAGGCTTCGCTCCAAGGTGAGCGCTGCGCTCGCGTACCCGATCCTCATGCTCATCATCGGCACGGTGCTCATCGCCGTCATGATGGTGGCTGTCGTGCCGAAGATCACGAGCATCTTCGCCAGCCTCGACCGCGCACTGCCCTGGTACACGTCGCTGCTCATCATGGTGTCGAACGCCCTCAAATCGAACGAGATGGTGGGCTTTCTCATGATGCTCTTCATGATGATCGCGCTCCGCAAGGCGTCGAGCGGCCCGCAGACGGACGAGAAGGACAAGCCGGCGGCGCGCGCGGCGAAGAAATCGCTCGGGGTGGCGGCGTTCGTGGCCATGGGCCTCGGCATCTTCATCCTGCTGCTCTTCTTTTACGTCGACTCGGTGGTGTCCTTGATCATCGGCCTCACCTTGGGCTTCGTCGTGGGCCTCGTGGTCTCGCGCCTGCTCAAGTACATCGCCACGCCGGTCGGCAAGGTGTGGAAGGACTCGTTTCTCCTGAAGCTGCCCATCTTCGGCCCGCTCTTCCGCATGCTCGCGGTGGCGCGCTTCTCCCGCACCCTCGCCACCTTGCTCCAGAGCGGCGTGCCGCTGCTCAAGGCCATGAACATCGTGCGCAACGTGCTCGGCAATGCGCGCCTCGAAAAAGTCATCGAAGAGGCCACGGGATCCATCCGCGAGGGCGAGTCGATTGCGGCTCCGTTGAAGCGCAGCCGCGAGTTCCCTCCCATCGTGACCCACATGATCGCGATCGGCGAAAAGAGCGGCCAGCTCGAGCAGATGCTGGAAAATGTGGCCCGCGCCTACGATACGCAGGTCGACACGCGCGTGCAGGCGATGACCAGCTTGCTCGAGCCGCTCATCATCGTCTTCATGGGCGGTGGCGTCGGGTTCATCGCCTTCTCGATTTTGATGCCACTGATTCAGATGAACGACTTCGTGCAGTAA
- a CDS encoding type II secretion system protein GspG: MARRRESTVFFPWEKKRGLLGVVGRARGRLLLSVVAVIAFVVLVWSREEHAASLRATRATLTTTTRAVTAYRADHGGKCPASLSDLVAGGYTRDVPIDAWGRPLRLTCPGRRDAASFEVSSDGPDGLPGGLDRVE, translated from the coding sequence ATGGCGCGGCGTAGAGAATCGACGGTCTTCTTCCCCTGGGAAAAAAAGAGGGGTCTGCTCGGTGTGGTCGGGCGGGCCCGCGGCCGTTTGTTGCTCTCCGTCGTTGCGGTCATCGCCTTCGTCGTCCTGGTGTGGAGCAGAGAGGAGCACGCTGCATCACTGCGGGCCACACGCGCCACGCTGACGACGACCACGCGCGCGGTCACCGCGTACCGGGCGGACCATGGTGGGAAATGTCCGGCCTCACTGTCGGATTTGGTCGCGGGCGGCTATACGCGCGACGTTCCCATCGACGCCTGGGGTCGGCCCCTGCGGCTGACGTGCCCCGGCCGTCGCGATGCAGCAAGCTTCGAAGTGTCGAGTGACGGTCCCGACGGGTTGCCAGGAGGGCTCGATCGGGTGGAGTAA
- a CDS encoding type II secretion system GspH family protein: MKLSWSQIIRHSRRAGRASRERGVTLIEILIVLAIIGLIAGGVAMTAIPKFAEAQKQTTRQSAQVLRQAAQLWRTTGGGDCPTVEVLKRDKQLESSSKLSDAWEQPFKILCDDDETTVVSAGPDKKEGTADDIRVPAPEAPAK, translated from the coding sequence ATGAAATTGTCATGGTCCCAGATTATCCGTCACAGCCGTCGCGCGGGCCGAGCATCGCGTGAGCGTGGCGTGACGCTCATCGAGATCCTGATCGTGCTCGCGATCATCGGCCTCATTGCGGGCGGCGTCGCCATGACCGCGATCCCCAAGTTCGCAGAAGCGCAAAAGCAGACGACCCGGCAGAGCGCACAGGTCCTGCGCCAGGCCGCCCAATTGTGGCGCACCACCGGGGGCGGCGACTGCCCCACGGTCGAAGTGTTGAAGCGCGACAAGCAGCTCGAGTCGTCGTCCAAGTTGAGCGACGCGTGGGAGCAACCGTTCAAGATCTTGTGCGACGACGACGAGACCACGGTGGTGAGCGCGGGTCCGGACAAAAAAGAGGGAACGGCGGACGACATTCGCGTGCCGGCGCCGGAAGCCCCCGCGAAGTGA
- a CDS encoding prepilin-type cleavage/methylation domain-containing protein: MTLVEILIVMVIIALIMGGIIMGGGQVSSARLRASSSLITSAIKTAYTRSNAVSKSVRLVFDFEENTLWLEEASRPMVVQSKDLTATGGAEPATAAEQAAVAEGERIVKGPVAPRAQFRPVPKSDLTSQEPGGKRSLPRGITFREVQTFHDDQPRTEGRAYLYFWSGGQTERASIQVRVGKSEEDGQTLTLLVSPLTGKVTIEKGPVALKLPTDDKEASEREDSAF, translated from the coding sequence ATGACCTTGGTGGAGATCCTCATCGTGATGGTCATCATCGCGTTGATCATGGGCGGCATCATCATGGGCGGGGGTCAGGTGTCGAGCGCGCGCCTTCGCGCATCGAGCAGCTTGATCACCAGCGCCATCAAGACCGCGTACACCCGTTCCAACGCGGTCTCCAAGAGCGTGCGCCTGGTGTTCGACTTCGAGGAGAACACCTTGTGGCTCGAAGAAGCGAGCCGGCCGATGGTGGTCCAATCGAAGGACCTCACCGCCACCGGCGGCGCCGAGCCCGCGACGGCCGCCGAGCAGGCCGCCGTCGCCGAGGGCGAACGCATCGTCAAAGGCCCCGTGGCACCGCGTGCGCAATTTCGCCCGGTGCCCAAGTCGGATTTGACCTCGCAAGAGCCGGGGGGCAAGCGCTCGCTCCCGCGCGGCATCACGTTTCGCGAGGTCCAGACGTTCCACGATGACCAGCCCCGCACCGAGGGGCGTGCGTACCTGTATTTCTGGTCGGGCGGACAGACCGAGCGCGCCTCGATTCAAGTGCGTGTCGGCAAGTCGGAAGAGGATGGGCAAACGCTGACTCTCCTCGTCTCACCGCTCACCGGCAAGGTCACCATCGAGAAGGGCCCCGTCGCGCTGAAGCTGCCGACGGACGACAAAGAGGCTTCCGAACGCGAGGATAGTGCGTTTTGA
- a CDS encoding type II secretion system GspH family protein: MSKRGFSLLEVMVAIAILGLALSVILSAQAGLTTSTRRAANMANAVEYGRCKMTEMEEKLLKLGYPELDDLESLVPCCNDETDTMYTCDTRVEKVVLPNPPSNTLGGGDGGSGLAGAVGDAAAGISQLSSGGGGASLPFVMNPAGGAGLNLNMDAGMAGLGSALNSVGGADGLISMAMGIVYPSIKPLMEASIRRLSVTVRWKEGSTDKELLMVQYVTNPQRGNLGGALGFDAGTQPIVDGGGGVIK; the protein is encoded by the coding sequence TTGAGCAAGCGCGGCTTTTCCCTCCTCGAAGTCATGGTGGCCATTGCCATCTTGGGGCTCGCGCTCAGCGTCATCCTGTCGGCGCAGGCTGGGTTGACCACCAGCACGCGCCGTGCGGCCAACATGGCCAACGCCGTGGAATACGGCCGCTGCAAGATGACCGAGATGGAGGAAAAGCTCCTCAAACTGGGCTACCCCGAGCTCGACGATCTGGAGTCGCTCGTGCCGTGCTGCAACGACGAGACGGACACGATGTACACGTGCGACACGCGCGTGGAGAAAGTCGTTCTGCCGAACCCGCCGTCGAACACCCTCGGCGGAGGCGACGGCGGCTCGGGTCTCGCCGGTGCAGTGGGCGATGCTGCGGCGGGCATCTCGCAGCTTTCCTCCGGCGGAGGCGGGGCTTCGCTGCCGTTCGTGATGAACCCCGCCGGTGGCGCCGGGTTGAACCTCAACATGGACGCAGGCATGGCGGGCCTCGGCAGTGCGCTCAATTCCGTGGGCGGCGCCGATGGCTTGATCAGCATGGCCATGGGCATCGTGTATCCGTCGATCAAGCCGCTGATGGAAGCGTCGATTCGCCGGCTCTCGGTAACCGTTCGCTGGAAGGAAGGCTCGACCGACAAAGAGCTGCTGATGGTCCAGTACGTGACCAATCCGCAGCGCGGCAACTTGGGCGGTGCTCTCGGCTTCGACGCGGGCACCCAGCCCATCGTGGACGGCGGAGGAGGCGTCATCAAATGA
- a CDS encoding prepilin-type N-terminal cleavage/methylation domain-containing protein: MRRASRGMTLLEILVSLAILAMISLLVYGAVDSLSRGKKAEALRNERSRQGRSAILRMARELSSAYISQHTPTNLAMQTRQTIFSGKGSSQYDRVDFTAFAHRRTEADSKESDQSEIGYFVVRDPNQDGKMDLVRREQFPIDLDATKGGVINVLAEDVESFELRYLDPVTSQWVEAWDTTQAQTGQGGRLPFEVHIKLVLANPPPGVEKTYATKVVIPMQQPLSFGIPR; this comes from the coding sequence ATGAGGAGAGCCTCGCGCGGTATGACCCTGCTCGAGATCCTCGTCTCATTGGCGATTTTGGCGATGATATCGCTGCTCGTCTACGGCGCCGTCGACTCGCTGAGCCGCGGAAAAAAGGCGGAGGCGCTGCGCAACGAGCGATCGCGCCAGGGGCGTTCGGCCATTTTGCGCATGGCCCGCGAGCTGTCGAGCGCCTACATCTCGCAGCACACGCCGACCAATTTGGCGATGCAGACGCGGCAAACGATCTTCTCCGGCAAGGGAAGCAGCCAGTATGACCGCGTCGATTTTACCGCCTTTGCCCACCGCCGCACGGAAGCCGATTCCAAAGAATCCGACCAATCCGAAATAGGATATTTCGTCGTTCGCGATCCCAATCAAGACGGGAAAATGGATCTCGTGCGGCGCGAGCAATTCCCCATCGACTTGGATGCGACGAAGGGCGGCGTCATCAACGTGCTGGCCGAGGACGTCGAGTCGTTCGAACTTCGCTACCTCGACCCGGTGACCAGTCAATGGGTCGAAGCATGGGATACGACCCAAGCCCAAACGGGGCAGGGTGGCCGGCTGCCGTTCGAGGTGCACATCAAATTGGTCTTGGCCAATCCTCCGCCCGGCGTCGAAAAAACGTATGCCACCAAGGTGGTGATCCCGATGCAGCAACCCCTGTCGTTCGGGATACCGCGATGA
- a CDS encoding type II secretion system protein GspK: MSRARRRAKQRTRERGIALIMVLGAIAVLTVMLAEFQDETSTELAAALADRDGVQAEYMARSAVNLSRLLLAAEPTMRTAVAPLFMMMKKTPPQLPVWEFSDRILGAFNDQEGAASFAGSVGVDLSAGKNLGMPGGRFEISIVDEDSKINVNLGAANDMAHLRLAREIMGLIAPLQYSPMFEKKDGSGATHDRLSVCAAIIDWADLDEGMFDCNVQQTAQARSAGVEDAYYQLLPTRPYRRKNAPYDSLDELRMVRGVGEDFWATFIDPEPDNPKKRIMTVWGQGAVNVNTANAQTLLAIVCSGAQLDTPVCTDPMQAATFLTGVTMARGLTMGAPMFGNANDFINTMKGQGQMGPLLTTMGMKPVKFQSDAEFGKSISTESKVFSIYTVGVIKGYKRETRTSIHAVVDFRSAPQLTATGQQPNTGQQPQTTPPGQTPSTGSGSQTGTNNPATQPSSGGQVVYFRIE, from the coding sequence ATGAGTCGCGCTCGTCGTCGCGCCAAGCAGCGCACCCGCGAGCGCGGGATCGCCCTCATCATGGTGCTCGGTGCCATTGCCGTGCTCACGGTCATGCTCGCGGAGTTCCAGGACGAGACGAGCACCGAGCTCGCGGCGGCGCTCGCGGATCGCGACGGCGTTCAAGCGGAGTACATGGCCCGCAGCGCCGTGAACCTTTCGCGGTTGCTCCTGGCGGCGGAGCCGACGATGCGTACGGCGGTGGCACCGCTCTTTATGATGATGAAGAAGACGCCGCCGCAGCTTCCGGTGTGGGAGTTCTCGGATCGCATTCTCGGTGCCTTCAACGATCAGGAGGGCGCGGCCAGCTTCGCCGGATCCGTGGGCGTCGATCTCTCCGCGGGCAAGAACCTGGGCATGCCGGGTGGCCGCTTCGAAATCTCCATCGTCGACGAAGACTCCAAGATCAACGTCAACTTGGGTGCGGCCAACGACATGGCCCACCTGCGCCTCGCGCGCGAGATCATGGGCCTCATTGCACCATTGCAGTATTCGCCCATGTTCGAAAAGAAGGACGGGTCGGGCGCGACGCACGACCGTCTCTCCGTATGTGCGGCAATCATCGATTGGGCGGACCTCGACGAGGGTATGTTCGATTGCAACGTCCAGCAGACGGCCCAGGCCCGCAGTGCTGGCGTCGAGGACGCGTATTATCAGCTATTGCCCACCAGGCCGTACCGGCGAAAAAATGCGCCTTACGATTCGCTCGACGAGTTGCGCATGGTCCGCGGTGTGGGCGAGGACTTTTGGGCGACCTTCATCGACCCCGAGCCGGACAATCCGAAGAAACGCATCATGACCGTGTGGGGGCAGGGCGCGGTGAACGTCAACACCGCCAATGCGCAGACCCTCCTGGCCATCGTGTGCTCGGGGGCGCAGCTCGATACGCCCGTCTGCACGGACCCGATGCAGGCGGCCACGTTCCTCACCGGCGTGACCATGGCGCGCGGCCTCACCATGGGCGCACCCATGTTCGGCAACGCGAACGACTTCATCAACACCATGAAGGGGCAAGGTCAAATGGGCCCGCTTCTGACCACGATGGGCATGAAGCCGGTCAAGTTCCAATCGGACGCCGAATTCGGAAAGAGCATTTCCACCGAGAGCAAAGTGTTCTCGATCTACACCGTCGGCGTTATCAAGGGGTACAAGCGCGAAACGCGAACCTCGATCCACGCCGTGGTCGATTTCCGCAGTGCACCGCAGCTGACCGCAACGGGCCAGCAACCGAACACCGGGCAGCAGCCGCAAACCACGCCGCCGGGCCAAACCCCGTCCACCGGATCCGGATCCCAGACCGGGACCAACAATCCCGCCACCCAGCCGAGCAGCGGTGGACAAGTCGTTTACTTTCGAATCGAATAA
- the pilM gene encoding pilus assembly protein PilM — translation MPIWLGIDIGKSAVKVAALRSSYRKTAVIGLGSADIVAEVRDSQFLGAPALPGEPPAAPEAPSPDQVAQEAVSRAIRDAVSIALSGKPGTGDGVAVAIDGVKAMSRVLPIPASAQKQLAEVLPFELEAQVPFELEGSVFDYRILSGLRSLPGADPASLPVLASVARISDVQARIDTVKQALGVEPERVGVGMLPLANWVAVLPALAEPGPIVAIDLGTDTSDILIFRNGEPVFTRTVSQGTSGLPETAPKLAREIRITLAAYRATGGDPAVRVFLCGGGAFVSGAESFLSNELETEVTALPPPPMEYEVPQPDQLRQLARYAKALGLALGLGSRPLGLDLRKGPLAYERGFGWLRERVPVLAGLGAVIVVSFFFSAAMQLYALGKEKDTVEAALASVTKEVLGEETSSAERANELLAQQTGGEDDPMPHADAFDVMVRLSEAIPSSMTHDIEDLDLTKGHVSIHGLVGSSNDAQSIATSLRSEPCFSDVQIKRIDQAIGKEERKKYVLEFDLKCPEDQKGGGKKPGAQASASASAASSASGGK, via the coding sequence ATGCCCATTTGGCTCGGAATCGATATCGGAAAAAGCGCCGTCAAGGTGGCCGCGCTCCGATCGAGCTACCGCAAGACGGCGGTCATCGGCTTGGGAAGCGCCGACATCGTGGCGGAGGTGCGCGATAGTCAGTTCCTCGGCGCACCGGCTCTCCCAGGGGAGCCCCCGGCCGCGCCGGAAGCACCGTCGCCGGACCAGGTTGCCCAGGAGGCGGTGTCCCGTGCCATTCGCGATGCGGTGAGCATCGCGCTTTCGGGCAAGCCGGGCACTGGGGACGGCGTGGCGGTGGCCATCGATGGGGTGAAGGCCATGTCCCGCGTGTTGCCCATCCCGGCCAGCGCGCAGAAGCAGCTCGCGGAGGTGCTCCCGTTCGAGTTGGAGGCGCAGGTTCCCTTCGAGCTCGAGGGCTCCGTCTTCGACTACCGCATCCTCTCCGGGCTGCGTTCCTTGCCCGGGGCGGACCCTGCCTCGCTTCCGGTCCTCGCCTCGGTGGCGCGCATTTCGGACGTGCAGGCCCGCATCGACACCGTCAAGCAAGCGCTCGGCGTCGAGCCGGAGCGGGTCGGCGTCGGCATGCTGCCGTTGGCCAATTGGGTCGCCGTCTTGCCGGCGCTCGCAGAGCCCGGCCCCATCGTGGCCATCGATCTGGGCACCGACACGAGCGACATCCTCATCTTCCGCAATGGCGAACCGGTCTTCACGCGCACCGTGTCGCAAGGCACCTCGGGCCTTCCCGAAACGGCGCCCAAGCTCGCACGCGAGATCCGCATCACCTTGGCGGCGTACCGCGCCACCGGCGGCGATCCGGCCGTTCGCGTGTTCCTCTGCGGCGGAGGCGCTTTCGTCTCCGGCGCCGAGTCGTTCCTCTCGAACGAGCTCGAGACCGAGGTCACCGCGCTGCCGCCGCCGCCCATGGAATACGAGGTGCCGCAGCCCGATCAGCTGCGCCAACTCGCGCGCTACGCCAAGGCACTGGGCCTGGCCCTCGGCTTGGGTTCGCGCCCGCTCGGGCTCGACCTGCGCAAAGGGCCGCTCGCCTACGAGCGCGGCTTCGGCTGGCTGCGCGAGCGCGTGCCCGTGTTGGCCGGCCTCGGGGCGGTCATCGTCGTGAGCTTTTTCTTCTCCGCGGCCATGCAGCTTTACGCACTCGGAAAAGAGAAAGACACCGTGGAGGCCGCGCTCGCGTCGGTCACCAAAGAAGTCCTGGGCGAAGAAACCAGCAGCGCCGAACGCGCGAACGAATTGCTCGCGCAGCAGACCGGCGGCGAAGACGATCCCATGCCCCACGCCGACGCCTTCGACGTCATGGTGCGCCTGTCCGAGGCCATCCCCAGCTCGATGACCCACGACATCGAGGATCTCGATCTCACCAAAGGCCACGTGAGCATCCACGGCCTCGTCGGCTCCAGCAACGACGCGCAGTCGATCGCCACCTCCCTGCGCAGTGAGCCATGTTTCTCCGATGTGCAGATCAAGCGCATCGACCAGGCCATTGGCAAAGAGGAGCGGAAGAAATACGTCCTCGAGTTCGATTTGAAATGCCCCGAAGATCAAAAGGGCGGTGGGAAAAAGCCGGGGGCCCAGGCGTCCGCCAGCGCGTCGGCCGCCAGCTCGGCGAGTGGAGGTAAGTGA